In Galactobacillus timonensis, the genomic window ATTAATTGATAAGTTGGCAATACGGTTGAAGCAAAGCAGTGTGTTGTCGAACATAATCGACGACTATAGGGATATTGCCCCATAATCAGCCGCCTGCTATAATCCTGAATTTGACAGTTGAAGGGATTAAAAAAGTGCCAAAAATGCGATTGTTAAGGGCATTTCTGGCATTTTTTCTTATGTATCGATTATGCGTGTTAAACCTGTTTCTGCTTCGTTTGATGAATAATTTCTCGGATTTTATTTTTCTTCATGATTTCGTAATCCGTATAGAATCCAAAAGCTTCATGAAGGTCGTCGGTGATATCTGTTCTTGTGTAGGCTGGCTGGTATCCGATTCCTTCAACTGCCAGCAGCTTCATAGCGCGCAGCGTGCTTAAAATCTCGCATGTTGTGTATTTCTCGTTGAGCTTTTTCTCCAGAACACGGTATACAAGCAGGGCCAGATAGCAGATCAAAAAGTGGGCCTTGATGCGGTCTTCTCTTGATACGTGTACGGGTCTTGATTTGAAATCTGTTTTCATGATGCGGAACGATTCTTCGATTTCCCATCTGCCTTCGCTGACAGAAAGAATATCTTTTACCGGATCGTCAACCAGGTTGGTGCAGACGGCATAAAAACCGTCATACACCGCCTCGGCATCGACCTTGTCTTCATCCAGAGACAGAATCGTTTGGCTTGCAACTTCACCATCTTTGGTGACCGATTGTTTTTGGATGAATCTTGCGGGATCATTTGGGTTTCGCTTTCCTCTTTTCTTGACGCCGTCTTCAATCATTTTCTTCGCCCGTTCAACCTGTTTGTCACGAATTGATTTCTGGTAGAGGGCATACTTAGGCGAATAGGTGACGATCATCAGTTGACCCGGAACTTTTTTCGTCCCATAGGGTTCTTCTTTGTAATACAGCTCTCCTGTATAAGATTCCGGATCGTTAATGATGTCTTCGATGTTATGGACATCTGCGCCGTCCGACAGGCGTTTCCAGTTTTGACTGTTCATGGCGGATTCCCGCTCGTCTTTCTTCAGCTTTTTAAGTGATTGAGTGACGATAAAGGCGCGGCCATGAATATCGTTGAACTGGCGGTTGGCTTCGCTGCCAAGCCCTCCATCGGTGCAGATGACGAACTTATCGAAATTGCAGCTGCGGATAATCTTTTGTTCTAAAGGCTGTAAAGAAGGCTGTTCATTGGCTGAACCATTAAAGATTGACATTGCCATCGGAATGCCGTCAGCGTCCATCAACAGGCCCATCTGAACAATCGGATTCGGCCTGTTTTCTTTCCCCTTACCGTATTCTCTGAAACTGTCACCCTCTTCGATTTCAAAGAAGAAGTTAGTGCAGTCGTAGTAAAGAATGTGCTTGTTTCGATGAACGACAAAGTTACTGGATTTATAGACATCCGCCATGATGTAATCCATCTCTTCAGCCAGCACGGAGAGAGCGCGATAAACATCATGAGGCTCATAT contains:
- a CDS encoding IS1634 family transposase; the protein is MRVAVLNANTPSETVYIQKDFYLGDVRGRKAGSNPNGKKRTTKTVAKLGKMSELMAQMNLSRDEVIAWAKDKAKKMTEEEKAENEKISVDYHPDLRIEKGADRLFGSGYLFLQTLYYSLRLDNTCRTIRNRHKFQYDLNAILSDLIYARILQPCSKQASYKYCQSLLEAPKYEPHDVYRALSVLAEEMDYIMADVYKSSNFVVHRNKHILYYDCTNFFFEIEEGDSFREYGKGKENRPNPIVQMGLLMDADGIPMAMSIFNGSANEQPSLQPLEQKIIRSCNFDKFVICTDGGLGSEANRQFNDIHGRAFIVTQSLKKLKKDERESAMNSQNWKRLSDGADVHNIEDIINDPESYTGELYYKEEPYGTKKVPGQLMIVTYSPKYALYQKSIRDKQVERAKKMIEDGVKKRGKRNPNDPARFIQKQSVTKDGEVASQTILSLDEDKVDAEAVYDGFYAVCTNLVDDPVKDILSVSEGRWEIEESFRIMKTDFKSRPVHVSREDRIKAHFLICYLALLVYRVLEKKLNEKYTTCEILSTLRAMKLLAVEGIGYQPAYTRTDITDDLHEAFGFYTDYEIMKKNKIREIIHQTKQKQV